TATGACAACTTCAATACGGTAGGTCTAATTGGTTTAAAATACTTTACGCCTTACCGATTTAATGTAGATGTGAGTATGGACCATCAACTGCGCCCAAGGATTCGTCTGGACAGGGAAATCCTGATTTTTCCAAGAATTTTTCTGGAAGGTGAATATGAATATCGAGCTGACTTTGGTTGGGTGAACGATATTGGGGATTTATCTTATCAAAGCGAAACACAGTGGTTGGTGGGAGCCTCTTATATCCTATCCCGAAATTTTTCAATACAAGCAAATTACAACAACCGATATGGCTGGGGTGGCGGCCTTTTAGCCCGATTTTAACAAGTAACAATTTAAAACAAACAAAATGAAGACAGTAAAAAGAACAATGAGCACAATGGCACTTGCTGCCACAATGATTCTAACCGTTTCCTGCAAGGATGGAAACAAGAATGAACCAGCTGCACCTATGAGCAACGAGATGCATCAGGAAACGATGGATGACAAGGACAATATGGCTATGGGCAAAAATCAAGATGCCAAGGCCGAGGCCATATTAAAGGGCTATTTCAATCTAAAAGATGCTTTGGTAAACGATGACAATTCCAAAGCAAAGGAACTGGGCAACACCTTGGCACAATCGCTCAAATCCTTTGATGCATCGAGCTATGCGGACAGCGAGCAGAACGAACTAAAGGACATCATCGAAGATGCCACCGAACACGCCGAACATATTGGCGAGAGCGATATAGCACACCAACGCGAGCATTTTAAGACGCTCAGTAAGGATATGGCCGATATGGTGGCGATAACAGGAACATCAATGAAAATTTATGAGCAATACTGCCCAATGTACGATAACAACAAAGGCGGTGCTTGGCTCAGTATGAACGAAGAAATCAGAAACCCCTATTTCGGTGCCCAAATGCTGAAATGTGGAAAGGTGCAACGTGAAATCAATTAAGTGAAAGTAGTAAAAATCATAGCGTGGATAGCATTGATTGCCTTTGTGGTCATCCAATTTTTCCCTGTGGATTATAACCAGAGCGAAATAGTGCCACAAACCGATTT
This genomic interval from Nonlabens spongiae contains the following:
- a CDS encoding DUF3347 domain-containing protein produces the protein MKTVKRTMSTMALAATMILTVSCKDGNKNEPAAPMSNEMHQETMDDKDNMAMGKNQDAKAEAILKGYFNLKDALVNDDNSKAKELGNTLAQSLKSFDASSYADSEQNELKDIIEDATEHAEHIGESDIAHQREHFKTLSKDMADMVAITGTSMKIYEQYCPMYDNNKGGAWLSMNEEIRNPYFGAQMLKCGKVQREIN